In Halorubrum sp. PV6, a single window of DNA contains:
- a CDS encoding aspartate/glutamate racemase family protein, producing MSRVGIVVPSSNTTAEPEFRAALPDGCTLHAARMPLEDVTAEGLDAMADGAERAASLLSHASVDGVAYACTTGSLIHGPGFDADLESKLSEITGAPAVATALSVVRALNALAVNRVAVATPYAAELDRLERKYLTANDFEVVAIDGHGLVSNNEIGELDAVDAEQHGRAVLSDAPEVDALFVSCTNYRSIPALASLEAAFDIPVISSNAATIWDLCQRIGIQPNLHIKLTTVD from the coding sequence ATGAGTCGTGTGGGAATCGTCGTTCCCTCCTCGAACACGACCGCCGAGCCAGAGTTTCGTGCGGCGCTTCCCGACGGCTGCACGCTCCACGCCGCGCGGATGCCGCTCGAAGACGTGACCGCGGAGGGTCTCGACGCCATGGCCGACGGCGCCGAACGCGCCGCCTCGCTGCTGTCGCATGCGTCAGTCGACGGTGTCGCGTACGCCTGCACGACCGGGAGCCTCATCCACGGCCCCGGGTTTGATGCAGATCTGGAGTCCAAACTCTCCGAGATTACGGGCGCCCCGGCGGTCGCGACCGCGCTTTCGGTCGTCAGAGCGCTGAACGCACTTGCGGTGAACCGAGTCGCCGTTGCAACGCCGTATGCAGCAGAGTTGGATCGATTAGAGCGCAAATACCTGACGGCGAACGACTTCGAGGTAGTTGCCATCGACGGCCACGGGCTCGTGTCGAACAACGAGATTGGAGAGTTAGACGCCGTCGATGCTGAACAGCACGGTCGAGCGGTCCTTTCTGACGCTCCAGAGGTGGATGCGCTGTTCGTCTCGTGTACAAACTACCGATCGATTCCAGCGCTGGCGTCGCTTGAGGCGGCGTTCGACATACCGGTCATTTCGAGCAACGCAGCGACGATTTGGGATCTGTGTCAGCGGATCGGTATCCAGCCCAATCTGCACATCAAACTCACAACCGTGGACTGA
- a CDS encoding redoxin domain-containing protein: MVSTGDAAPMFTATVGTSDHEPFDLAEAVGDGPVVLAFFPGAFTPPCTNEMVAFQDHADAFDEAGATVYGVSADSPFSQGAFREEHGIEFDLVSDMAGDAIRAYDLEIDIADLGLHGIANRAVFVIDDDGEVVFDWVADDPTNEPDYEAVLDAAQSA, translated from the coding sequence ATGGTATCCACAGGCGACGCCGCACCCATGTTCACCGCGACAGTCGGAACGAGCGACCACGAACCGTTCGATCTCGCCGAAGCGGTCGGCGACGGCCCGGTCGTCTTGGCCTTCTTCCCTGGCGCCTTTACGCCCCCCTGCACGAACGAGATGGTGGCGTTCCAAGACCACGCCGACGCCTTCGACGAGGCCGGCGCCACGGTGTACGGCGTCAGCGCCGACTCGCCGTTCTCGCAGGGCGCGTTCCGCGAGGAACACGGTATCGAGTTCGACCTCGTGAGCGACATGGCTGGTGACGCGATCCGCGCGTACGACCTCGAGATCGACATCGCGGACCTGGGACTCCACGGCATCGCCAACCGAGCCGTGTTCGTCATCGACGACGACGGCGAGGTCGTCTTCGACTGGGTCGCCGACGACCCGACGAACGAGCCCGACTACGAGGCGGTCCTCGACGCGGCGCAGTCGGCGTAA
- a CDS encoding hydantoinase B/oxoprolinase family protein, whose product MSDEHEATTETTPEIDPVTLEILRNKLESVATEMGHVLIRGAYSPNIKERQDCSTALFDASGRMVAQAEHIPVHLGAMPDAVDIVLRKDPQPGDVFIVNDPFAGGTHLPDITLVSTIAPNDEIIGFAVSRAHHADVGGSAPGSMPPGAQEVYEEGLRLPAVRLVDGGEPNEAVYDLIRANVRTPDEREADLRAQRAANDRAEERIGELLAEHGSTLLDAFDAVIEYSRERVEAELRDLPDGTYRAQDILEGDGVTDDDIPITVAVTIDGASIDVDFAGTADQVAGNLNAPLSVAKSAVYFVVRAITDPEIPPNHGCYEPVSVSAPDGSVLNPRPPAAVVGGNVETSQRVMDVTLATLAEAVPDAVPAGSQGTMNNLIIGDRTGEFTYYETIGGGFGARPGKDGMDGVQVGMTNTLNTPVESMETEYPLWVDRYALRSSSGGDGRYRGGLGLERTVTVETDATVSLLTERRRTAPAGVNGGEDGATGQNLVDGERVPAKASIDVEAGTTVSIRTPGGGGHGDPEKRDAAARERDREDEKVDDR is encoded by the coding sequence ATGAGCGACGAACACGAAGCGACGACCGAAACGACCCCAGAGATCGATCCGGTGACCCTGGAGATCCTCCGGAATAAACTGGAGAGCGTCGCAACCGAGATGGGTCACGTCCTCATCCGCGGGGCGTACTCTCCGAACATCAAGGAGCGCCAGGACTGCTCAACGGCGCTTTTTGACGCCTCGGGGCGAATGGTCGCACAGGCAGAACACATCCCGGTTCATCTCGGGGCGATGCCCGACGCGGTGGATATCGTTTTACGAAAGGATCCGCAACCGGGCGATGTCTTCATTGTCAACGATCCGTTTGCTGGGGGGACACACCTCCCCGATATCACACTCGTCTCGACGATCGCACCCAACGACGAAATCATCGGGTTCGCGGTGTCGCGGGCACACCATGCCGACGTGGGTGGCAGCGCACCGGGAAGCATGCCGCCCGGAGCACAGGAGGTGTACGAGGAGGGACTCCGACTGCCGGCGGTTCGACTCGTCGATGGCGGCGAACCGAACGAGGCGGTGTACGACCTGATCCGGGCCAACGTCCGGACACCGGACGAGCGCGAAGCAGATCTCCGAGCGCAACGTGCGGCGAACGACCGCGCCGAAGAGCGGATCGGTGAGTTGCTTGCTGAACACGGGTCAACGCTGCTCGACGCCTTCGACGCCGTCATCGAGTATTCCCGCGAACGCGTCGAGGCGGAACTGAGGGATCTCCCGGACGGCACCTACCGGGCACAGGACATCCTCGAAGGCGACGGCGTCACCGATGACGACATTCCGATCACGGTGGCGGTCACCATCGACGGGGCCTCGATCGACGTCGATTTCGCAGGGACCGCAGACCAGGTGGCAGGCAACCTGAACGCGCCGCTGTCTGTCGCAAAGAGCGCGGTCTACTTTGTGGTTCGTGCGATCACCGACCCCGAGATTCCGCCAAATCACGGCTGTTACGAGCCCGTTTCGGTGTCTGCACCCGACGGATCGGTACTCAACCCGCGGCCGCCAGCAGCGGTCGTCGGCGGTAACGTCGAGACCAGCCAGCGCGTCATGGATGTCACGCTGGCGACGCTCGCCGAGGCGGTTCCAGACGCGGTTCCCGCCGGCAGCCAAGGGACCATGAACAACCTCATCATTGGCGATCGGACCGGGGAGTTCACCTACTACGAGACGATCGGCGGCGGGTTCGGGGCTCGCCCCGGAAAAGACGGGATGGACGGCGTACAGGTCGGGATGACCAACACCCTCAACACACCCGTCGAATCGATGGAGACCGAGTACCCACTCTGGGTCGATCGGTATGCGCTGCGCTCGTCGAGTGGCGGTGACGGCCGGTACCGCGGTGGACTGGGTCTCGAACGAACCGTCACCGTCGAGACCGATGCGACCGTGTCACTCCTGACAGAGCGTCGACGAACCGCGCCGGCAGGAGTCAACGGCGGTGAAGATGGCGCAACTGGGCAGAACCTCGTCGACGGCGAGCGTGTCCCCGCGAAGGCCTCTATCGACGTCGAGGCTGGAACGACCGTCTCGATCCGCACGCCTGGGGGCGGCGGACACGGCGACCCTGAGAAACGCGATGCGGCAGCGCGCGAGCGCGATCGGGAGGACGAGAAGGTGGACGACCGATGA
- a CDS encoding DUF367 family protein has protein sequence MDLHVRYEGDDDPDKCTARKLARFDLAELHRSDRATPYGVVLNPHAERALSPADADRAAETALVALDCSWESAGEKTFSLPGEHRALPYLVAGNPVNFGRPMQLTTVEAFAAALAILGDLDHAERIMAKFTWGETFLELNEEPLRRYAACDDSAEIVAIQQEYLDRS, from the coding sequence GTGGACTTACACGTCCGGTACGAGGGCGACGACGACCCAGACAAGTGTACGGCCCGGAAGCTCGCGCGGTTCGACCTCGCGGAGTTGCACCGCTCCGACCGGGCCACGCCCTACGGCGTCGTCTTGAACCCGCACGCCGAGCGCGCGCTCTCGCCGGCCGACGCCGACCGCGCCGCGGAGACGGCCCTCGTCGCGCTCGACTGCTCGTGGGAGTCGGCGGGCGAAAAGACGTTCTCGCTGCCCGGCGAGCACCGCGCGCTGCCGTACCTCGTCGCCGGCAACCCGGTGAACTTCGGTCGACCGATGCAGCTCACGACCGTCGAGGCGTTCGCGGCCGCGCTCGCCATCCTCGGCGACCTCGACCACGCCGAACGGATCATGGCGAAGTTCACCTGGGGAGAGACGTTCCTAGAACTCAACGAGGAGCCGCTCCGCCGGTACGCGGCGTGTGACGACTCCGCCGAAATCGTCGCGATCCAACAGGAGTACCTCGACCGATCGTAG